From the Carya illinoinensis cultivar Pawnee chromosome 4, C.illinoinensisPawnee_v1, whole genome shotgun sequence genome, one window contains:
- the LOC122307164 gene encoding chromatin assembly factor 1 subunit FAS2-like: MLMRPLFLSGSCKISTSSETVNKAYIFSRNYLSRPALQLPGASKPVVAVRFCPVVFSLRGSTPAALFKLPYRLIFAVATLNSLYLYDTESIPPIAILAGLHYAAITDITWSPDGRYLALSSQDGYCTILEFEHDERGSPISLSEGKKVMVDENQGPVQKPEDMVIDATRKDFIIAADSTKSEAGENERKLASPSSKTTPISNKQAKRRITPLAIDP, encoded by the exons atgtTGATGAGACCACTTTTCCTTTCAGGTTCTTGCAAGATTTCAACTTCATCCGAAACAGTAAATAAAGCTTACATATTTTCCAGAAATTATCTTTCAAG GCCCGCTCTACAGCTCCCAGGTGCCAGTAAACCAGTCGTAGCGGTTCGTTTCTGTCCAGTAGTTTTTAGCCTTCGGGGGTCAACTCCAG CTGCGCTCTTTAAGCTCCCATATCGCCTCATTTTTGCGGTGGCCACTTTGAATTCTTTATACTTATATGATACAGAGAGCATTCCTCCCATAGCAATCTTGGCTGGTCTTCACTATGCAGCCATAACAGACATTACATG GTCACCTGATGGCCGGTACTTGGCATTATCCTCCCAAGACGGTTACTGTACTATACTAGAATTTGAACATGATGAAAGGGGATCTCCCATCTCTTTATCAG AAGGAAAGAAAGTCATGGTTGATGAGAACCAGGGGCCTGTTCAGAAGCCAGAGGATATGGTAATTGATGCAACTAGGAAAGATTTTATCATTGCAGCAGATAGCACGAAATCAGAAGCAGGAGAGAATGAAAGGAAGCTCGCATCACCAAGCTCAAAAACTACTCCTATCTCAAATAAACAAGCTAAGAGGCGCATTACTCCCTTGGCAATTGATCCTTGA